A stretch of the Zeugodacus cucurbitae isolate PBARC_wt_2022May chromosome 6, idZeuCucr1.2, whole genome shotgun sequence genome encodes the following:
- the LOC128922521 gene encoding protein insensitive-like has protein sequence MPMEQEAVVPETVEMPMEQEAVVPETVEMPTEQELMVREIRIENVETEEQESLSQESLQNIVVKEMYEPQIIQIGPTGTTISVDDFKKVRWTNASIATRTLLEVVFDRQTLATHTLSGKPSPAFLHLGRPVKRQLHPKKVEDIICCVRAVFNCSEKEIRMSITSKCADIAKSAKRMKNRRN, from the coding sequence ATGCCAATGGAACAGGAAGCTGTAGTTCCAGAAACTGTAGAAATGCCAATGGAACAGGAAGCTGTAGTTCCAGAAACTGTAGAAATGCCGACTGAGCAAGAACTTATGGTTCGGGAAATAAGAATAGAAAACGTAGAAACAGAAGAGCAGGAAAGCCTGTCACAGGAGTCATTACAGAACATAGTAGTTAAGGAGATGTATGAACCACAAATCATACAAATTGGTCCGACTGGCACAACCATTTCCGTCGATGATTTTAAAAAAGTTCGCTGGACTAACGCTTCAATCGCTACCAGAACTTTGCTCGAAGTGGTTTTTGATAGACAAACTCTCGCCACACATACTCTTAGCGGCAAACCGTCTCCCGCTTTTCTTCATCTCGGACGACCAGTGAAGCGGCAATTGCATCCAAAGAAGGTGGAGGATATCATCTGTTGTGTGCGAGCAGTATTCAATTGCTCTGAGAAAGAAATTAGAATGTCTATAACATCGAAGTGTGCCGACATCGCAAAGTCCGCGAAACGCATGAAGAATAGGCGCAATTAA